A genome region from Cutaneotrichosporon cavernicola HIS019 DNA, chromosome: 5 includes the following:
- a CDS encoding uncharacterized protein (HEAT repeat protein): MSISTQPPTTASRHAGLLTTLASIVRTLPTAAFTPGLINYLIFPLTTTLRQTANPAALPDAFLEAAFRLLSLVVSHWRAIPAGMDPAAWEQLWRFTVSAVGQRGKGKDRAAGQEVQLDALGLLSMLLEPHTEAGVVHPTPAMRRATSGPKASLMPTLFQSITLAVDCAVPSPPHPALQRAAVHLVRTLLGYLAGQSAVLASVLPGIVSAMAKDILGLGKALKGDVGAEMAGAIQDVVTETLDDNALRRLGVLRPQFNDLSELGEGWERGDMAEPPSPTPSSTSKPVDPFPPLTASYLEFTGARLQSTIPPVLAALTGHNSDLARRAAVSLAYALIDQCHEALPRLLPTALTTLLLLSQDDFDPVRDDALSKIHRLLRKEELDGALLDLLSSAINGLPRLIRSANDIKVTDAARLVTAIANVTSTQGSRAIAQLLGPGGNVERWAWALLDCLELDRPRGWSSGVNPAHRTAELGWGGSMVPNKMIEGTGAPESSYPHLQLRYVEAEASARALASMLEALGAAGGEAGLYSIDYFIRFAKAHRLREPAKAASAVWVVQRLLAGVASTHDGKAPRAVRKMARQVARTLVAMDDDEDEDVEWDGETDDPADAEALVPVERARGLDEITTLLDRTPRNSSAAAETARLQATAQRVLLSALSLSTLAECASILGRDFRPLLLHALYAILAALSSPHDLVRSYAGISLERVAHESGYASSQNLVLDNVDYVVNVVSQRLTYHRLSPHAPLVLIAMIRLVGAPIVPLVHDVVDEIFDALDDFHGYAALASALLAVLTTLIDVMAADTAASEPTDERAAARAEARRFLDPPNPQHDFGNFGKWYKAQGEMARTEQEDIIERVTRGPLGKYAEVSKEEEEEKIDEDQPDGPPPPTRSQEVAAQILAKAGYYLSHASPFLRARVLGLIARAIPVLAQAGREGDLLPVIDGAWPAIMARLDDGVPYVVSEAAAVVASLCEYVGEYVSRRVADDAWPRMSRILRTTKMIEAKTSLKGAYTVAHRLYIALMATAKFVAAEVPVKEGLLWDMMLAFRPFLDRRGESEIQDCAVELYSALRARDGDALWVVLGATQGSVGGMWAFLREEKMEIGENAARVLAEGEEGEFEVEEVDLGDPKEPEPEYALDAEFDLD; this comes from the coding sequence ATGTCCATCTCAACTCAGCCGCCAACAACAGCGTCTCGCCACGCTGGGCTCCTCACTACGCTAGCATCGATTGTGCGCACTCTCCCAACCGCCGCATTCACCCCAGGCTTGATAAACTACCTCATCTTCCCGCTCACTACCACTCTCCGGCAGACGGCCAaccccgccgcgctcccagacgccttcctcgaggccgcattccgcctcctctcccttgTGGTGAGCCACTGGCGTGCCATACCAGCCGGGATGGATCCGGCAGCATGGGAGCAGCTGTGGCGCTTTACTGTCTCCGCTGTCGGACAGAGGgggaagggcaaggaccgCGCAGCAGGACAGGAGGTGCagctcgatgcgctcggTCTTCTCTCCATGCTACTGGAGCCGCACACCGAAGCTGGGGTAGTGCATCCGACGCCCGCGATGCGTCGCGCTACGTCTGGGCCCAAGGCATCGCTCATGCCCACCCTCTTCCAGAGTATCACCCTCGCGGTCGACTGTGCCGTCCCTTCtcccccccaccccgcGCTTCAGCGCGCAGCAGTGCACCTCGTCCGCACTCTCCTCGGATACCTGGCAGGGCAGAGCGCTGTCCTCGCTTCTGTCCTACCAGGAATCGTGAGCGCCATGGCCAAGGATattctcggcctcgggaAAGCTCTCAAAGGCGACGTTGGTGCCGAGATGGCTGGCGCGATCCAGGATGTCGTCACAGAGACGCTTGACGACAACGCACTGCGGCGCCTCGGCGTACTTCGACCGCAGTTCAACGACCTCTCAGAATTAggggagggatgggagcGGGGCGACATGGCTGAACCTCCCTCTCCTACACCGTCCAGCACCTCGAAACCTGTCGACCCCTTTCCCCCACTCACAGCATCGTACCTTGAATTCACCGGCGCACGGCTGCAGAGCACTATCCcgcccgtcctcgctgcTCTGACGGGGCATAACTCGGACCTGgcccgccgcgctgcgGTCAGCTTGGCGTACGCTCTCATCGACCAGTGCCACGAAGCCCTGCCTCGCCTCCTACCTACAGCACTGACCACGCTCCTTCTTCTATCACAGGATGATTTCGACCCCGTACGCGATGATGCGTTGTCCAAGATCCATCGTCTATTACGAAaagaggagctcgacggtgcgctcctcgacctcctcagcAGTGCTATCAACGGACTCCCACGACTGATCCGCTCAGCCAACGACATCAAGGtcaccgacgccgcgcgcctAGTCACGGCCATCGCGAACGTGACATCGACCCAAGGCTCGAGAGCTATTGCCCAGCTCTTAGGGCCCGGGGGAAACGTTGAGCGTTGGGCGTGGGCGCTTCTCGACtgcctcgagctggaccGGCCACGAGGTTGGAGTTCGGGCGTAAATCCTGCACACCGCACCGCCGAGCTGGGTTGGGGTGGAAGCATGGTGCCGAATAAGATGATTGAGGGCACCGGGGCGCCGGAAAGCTCCTATCCCCACCTCCAGCTTCGGTacgtcgaggccgaagcCTCGGCACGTGCGCTTGCCAGCATGCTCGAGGCACTcggggcggcgggcggcgaaGCGGGCCTGTATAGCATAGACTACTTTATTCGCTTTGCCAAGGCACACCGCCTGCGTGAGCCAGCGAAGGCAGCATCAGCTGTGTGGGTCGTACAGCGGCTCTTGGCGGGAGTTGCGTCCACCCACGACGGAAAGGCGCCGCGCGCTGTGCGCAAGATGGCTCGGCAAGTCGCGCGAACACTCGTGgccatggacgacgacgaggacgaggacgtcgaATGGGACGGCGAGACGGATGATCCGGCCGACGCAGAGGCGCTGGTGCCAGTAGAGCGTGCGCGGGGACTAGATGAGATCACGACCCTGCTGGACCGGACGCCGCGCAACTCGTCCGCGGCGGCCGAAACGGCCCGCCTACAGGCGACTGCACAGCGCGTCCTCCTGAGTGCCCTCTCGCTCTCAACGCTCGCCGAGTGTGCCTCAATCTTGGGTCGTGACTTCCGTCCGCTCCTCCTGCACGCGCTGTATGCGATTCTGGCggccctctcctccccacaCGACCTGGTTCGTTCATACGCTGGGATCTCacttgagcgcgtcgcgcacgaGAGTGGGTACGCGAGCTCGCAGAACCTCGTGCTTGACAACGTTGACTATgtcgtcaatgtcgtcTCCCAGCGACTGACGTACCATCGCCTTTCGCCACACGCGCCACTAGTGCTAATCGCCATGATCCGGCTCGTTGGTGCGCCCATCGTCCCGCTCGTACATGACGTGGTGGACGAGATCttcgacgcgctcgacgacttCCACGGATATGCCGCACTTGCTAGTGCCCTTCTCGCGGTCCTCACGACGCTCATCGACGTCATGGCAGCCGATACGGCCGCCTCGGAACCGACagacgagcgcgcggcTGCACGTGCCGAGGCAAGGCGGTTCCTTGATCCGCCGAACCCCCAGCACGACTTTGGCAACTTTGGTAAATGGTACAAGGCGCAAGGGGAGATGGCACGCACCGAACAGGAAGATATCATCGAGCGCGTGACTCGAGGACCGCTGGGCAAGTATGCCGAGGTATccaaggaagaggaggaggagaagataGACGAGGACCAACCTGACggtcctccgcctccgaCGCGTTCACAAGAGGTCGCGGCGCagatcctcgccaaggcggGATACTACCTCTCGCATGCGTCGCCGTTCCTTCGCGCCCGGGTGTTGGGTCTCATCGCACGCGCCAttcccgtcctcgcccaaGCGGGCCGGGAAGGCGACCTCCTCCCTGTCATCGACGGGGCATGGCCGGCCATTATGGCGCGGCTGGACGACGGCGTACCGTACGTCGTCTCGGAAGCGgctgccgtcgtcgcctcgcTTTGCGAGTATGTGGGCGAGTATGTCTCGCGGCGGGTGGCTGATGACGCGTGGCCCCGCATGAGCCGCATATTACGCACGACCAAGATGATCGAGGCCAAGACCAGCCTCAAGGGCGCTTATACCGTCGCACACAGGCTGTACATCGCCCTCATGGCTACAGCCAAGTTTGTCGCGGCTGAAGTTCCCGTCAAAGAGGGGTTGTTGTGGGACATGATGCTTGCGTTCCGCCCGTTCTTGGATCGGAGAGGTGAGAGCGAAATCCAAGATTGCGCTGTCGAATTGTATTCCGCCCTTAGAGcgcgcgatggcgacgcACTATGGGTCGTCCTGGGCGCTACCCAGGGTAGCGTGGGTGGCATGTGGGCGTTCCtccgcgaggagaagatggagatTGGAGAGAACGCCGCACGGGTGTTggcggagggtgaggaaggggagttcgaggtcgaggaggtagaTCTGGGGGATCCAAAGGAACCAGAGCCCGAgtacgcgctcgacgcAGAGTTCGACCTCGATTAG
- the NAN1 gene encoding uncharacterized protein (WD domain, G-beta repeat) — protein sequence MAEPLIVPTQKSATRKRREAKGKERERAREQVAAASGSAPGPSKPKPKPEPTESWDCIPIARSEVSSVPPVWSKDGRFYFTAAGTSVFVHSSAGPDFERLSTLSSTDPNGHRKAINALLVHPTNALQIITASDDGTVKVWDWVEGRLVRTIVAAEKGHVKQICLGDLNGVWWIYANLSTVKSKSGKRSNTDPTNLSHKVVRIPLAGQAKDEDPASLVHQFGKLRAPPSAIFLSPRSNYLVALAGTKAYVYRLPKDEGLDGVWKPKCVKFVSDEIFTCGAFAPDRRSRSGAEQEEWFATGDAKGVIRLWHGIGAAFRQLDAGAGQAQQNDNEKRLPTTSLHWHAHAVAAIAFTSAGAQILSVGEESVLVQWHLASGKREYIPRLGGRPILSVAVRPGARGVEEEFWMGFADGAMMRVGAASGAVSAVGASVRLDPLRPTSKRAYPLAVHPASKALVVPSSHPSTLQFIDPLESRVLFDLEVAPSNRVSRRDEKQLEPVAVEMVAFSAVLDGRSEWMATVEGRPADEAEGGGLVKTLKFWRWNGDRYVISTQYPRPHGTEDLTALAFGATGSEPFAITTAVGGTVKLWHVRQAKKSEQGKASSKKPVVAELYWSLRSTFGYRSLPVHAAGFSPDGSLVVLVHGQVITLWDAATNVFVRALEAPLDARKLAFAGPEGRYIVAAASTGVAVWDVLSCELVATLPTQAADMLVGLHSGILAARAVPPKGAGQAKTEVTIMAPNGSGARTITLAVLISALADLPSTAVHLVGIAQSGEIYRFGELQKASAPTKRTITADAPRRATSIWQEMFGRGAFLDELAPPPEKEEGAVTALQRAAAGRPEAVFEGASHTLPPMGMLFDAFMDELLAPRAEEAVEGMEVDEEEAITLETSVAPDAVRSVTDREVEELEVSFCQLKMGAKPKPKPLPKVGKKPNGLPNGNAHRAVSTPVNKAKSKSMPTTPDTPELVDGKRSKKRKAPRHSEL from the exons ATGGCCGAACCATTGATCGTTCCAACACAAAAGTCGGCGACAAGGAAGAGGCGAGAGGCAAAGGGCAAGGAACgagagcgtgcgcgcgAACAGGTCGCTGCGGCTTCGGGCTCGGCACCCGGCCCCTCCAAGCCAAAGCCAAAACCAGAGCCGACAGAGAGTTGGGACTGCATTCCCATCGCGCGCAGCGAGGTGTCATCTGTGCCCCCCGTGTGGTCCAAGGATGGACG gttCTACTTCACCGCTGCCGGGACGTCGGTGTTCGTACACTCTTCGGCTGGGCCCGACTTTGAGAGGCtctcgacattgtcgtcaACCGACCCAAACGGGCATCGCAAGGCGATTAACGCGCTGCTTGTTCACCCCACCAATGCTCTGCAGATCATCACCGCGTCTGACGACGGCACGGTCAAGGTCTGGGACTGGGTCGAGGGCCGGCTGGTGCGGACCATCGTTGCCGCCGAGAAGGGGCACGTCAAGCAAATCTGCCTCGGCGATCTCAATGGAGTATGGTGGATCTACGCCAACCTCAGTACCGTCAAGTCCAAGTCGGGCAAGCGGTCTAACACTGACC CAACCAACCTGTCACACAAGGTTGTGCGGATCCCTCTCGCAGGTcaggccaaggacgaggatcCGGCGTCGCTCGTTCACCAGTTCGGCAAGCTGCGGGCACCTCCATCTGCCATCTTCCTGTCTCCTCGCTCCAACTACCTCGTAGCTCTCGCCGGCACCAAGGCTTACGTCTACCGTTtgcccaaggacgaggggCTTGACGGAGTGTGGAAGCCCAAATGCGTCAAGTTTGTTAGCGACGAGATCTTCACGTGCGGCGCGTTCGCACCGGACCGGAGGTCAAGATCGGGTGCTGAGCAGGAGGAGTGGTTCGCGACTGGCGACGCCAAGGGTGTGATTCGACTGTGGCATGGCATCGGTGCAGCGTTCCggcagctcgacgcgggTGCTGGTCAGGCTCAGCAGAACGACAACGAGAAGCGCCTACCGACCACGTCGCTGCACTGGCATGCACACGCGGTTGCAGCGATTGCTTTCACCAGCGCAGGCGCGCAGATCCTCTCGGTCGGTGAGGAGAGTGTGCTCGTACAGTGGCACCTTGCTTCCGGAAAGCGCGAGTACATCCCGCGACTTGGTGGGCGGCCGATCCTGAGCGTGGCTGTGCGGCCTGGTGctcgcggcgtcgaggaggagttCTGGATGGGATTCGCAGACGGAGCCATGATGCGCGTTGGCGCGGCCAGCGGTGCCGTCTCTGCTGTTGGGGCAAGCGTACGTCTGGACCCTCTGCGCCCGACATCGAAGCGGGCCTATCCCCTCGCTGTTCACCCTGCAAGCAAGGCTCTCGTGGTACCATCTTCTCACCCGTCAACGCTCCAGTTCATTGACCCCCTCGAGTCGCGCGTCCtcttcgacctcgaggtcgcaCCGTCGAACCGCGTGTCCCGGCGCGACGAGAAGCAGCTCGAGCCCGTGGCTGTGGAGATGGTCGCATTTAGTGCTGTGCTTGACGGGCGTTCCGAGTGGATGGCGACTGTCGAGGGCCGAccagccgacgaggccgaagGTGGTGGTCTCGTCAAGACGCTCAAGTTCTGGCGCTGGAACGGCGACCGCTACGTTATCAGCACCCAGTACCCGCGCCCACATGGAACCGAGGACCTCACGGCGCTTGCATTCGGCGCGACCGGCTCCGAGCCGTTCGCCATCACAACTGCGGTGGGCGGCACCGTCAAGCTCTGGCACGTGCGCCAGGCCAAGAAGAGCGAGCAGG GCAAGGCGTCGTCGAAGAAGCCGGTCGTTGCTGAAC TGTACTGGTCGCTCCGTTCGACGTTTGGCTACCGCTCTCTACCTGTCCACGCAGCCGGGTTCTCGCCGGACGGCTCGCTCGTTGTGCTCGTCCATGGTCAGGTCATCACGCTCTGGGACGCCGCGACGAACGTCTTCGTCCGCGCTCTCGAGGCCCCCCTCGATGCCCGCAAGCTCGCTTTCGCCGGCCCTGAGGGGCGGTATATCGTCGCAGCGGCTAGCACAGGCGTGGCGGTGTGGGACGTTCTTTCCTGCGAGCTGGTGGCCACTCTGCCAACACAGGCGGCGGACATGCTCGTTGGACTGCACTCTGGCATCCTCGCGGCTCGTGCGGTACCTCCTAAGGGCGCCGGCCAGGCGAAGACGGAGGTGACGATCATGGCTCCCAACGGATCGGGAGCGCGGACCATCACCCTCGCAGTCCTcatctcggccttggcagACCTTCCCTCCACGGCTGTGCATCTTGTCGGTATCGCGCAATCAGGCGAGATCTACCGCTTCGGAGAGCTCCAAAAGGCCTCTGCGCCGACCAAGCGGACGATCACAGCGGACGCGCCCAGACGCGCCACGAGTATCTGGCAGGAGATGTTTGGCCGTggcgcgttcctcgacgaactcgcaccgccgcccgagaaggaggagggggccGTTACTGCACTGCAGCGCGCAGCGGCTGGCCGTCCCGAGGCCGTGTTCGAGGGCGCGAGCCACACCCTTCCGCCCATGGGGATGCTGTTCGACGCGTTcatggacgagctccttgccccgcgggccgaggaggcggtggagggaatggaggtggacgaggaggaggccatCACCCTTGAAACGAGCGTGGCACCGGACGCCGTGCGGAGTGTCACGGAccgcgaggtggaggaacTGGAGGTCTCCTTCTGCCAGTTGAAGATGGGGGcaaagcccaagcccaagccccTGCCCAAGGTCGGGAAGAAGCCCAACGGTCTGCCGAACGGGAACGCGCACCGTGCAGTATCCACGCCAGTCAACAAGGCGAAGAGCAAGAGCATGCCGACGACACCGGACACGCCCGAGCTGGTCGACGGCAAGCGGagcaagaagcgcaaggcaCCCCGCCATAGCGAGCTGTAG
- the DCD1 gene encoding uncharacterized protein (dCMP deaminase), with protein sequence MFIALVGTPSSGKHAVLDYLVQRHDFTRLDLGISATDEPEQGVSLGVDEWRTFPTSEAMLDAATRAWRSRHVTTALRTWEDIEPWLKRPWFLLVGVDGPLRARYERERRRRPALTLDAFVDEHDASLHGSAGDATSTGNGHQSDLARVLTTAAVRITNGFPDIDGLYRHLDAVNLLDEQRLRPGWDLYFMTLASLAAHRSNCMKRRVGAILVRGKRIISTGYNGTPRGTTNCNEGGCPRCNGPAKGGQDLSACFCLHAEENALLEAGRERIGPDAIIYSNTCPCLLCSVKIVQCGVREVVYNKGYSMDTASATLLAEGGVVLRQMDMPGDH encoded by the exons ATGTTCATCGCGCTAGTCGGTACCCCCTCGTCCGGCAAACATGCCGTTCTAGACTACCTCGTCCAGCGCCACGACTTTACGcggctcgaccttggcatCAGCGCCACGGATGAGCCGGAGCAGGGCGTctcgctcggcgtcgacgagtgg CGCACATTCCCCACCTCGGAAGCCATGTTGGACGCAGCAACACGCGCCTGGCGCTCTCGACACGTTACCACCGCCCTCCGAACATGGGAAGACATCGAGCCGTGGCTCAAGCGTCCGTGGTTCCTCCTTGTTGGAGTGGATGGGCCCCTCCGGGCGAGGTATGAGCGTGAACGGCGGAGGCGGCCTGC cctCACTCTCGACGCcttcgtcgacgagcatgACGCAAGCCTCCACGGATCGGCAGGGGACGCCACGTCCACCGGAAACGGACATCAATccgacctcgcgcgcgtgctcaccaccgccgcggtGCGGATTACTAACGGTTTCCCCGACATCGACGGGCTCTATCGACACCTGGATGCGGTTAAtctgctcgacgagcagcgTCTACGGCCAGGCTGGGACTTGTACTTTATG ACTCTCGcctccctcgccgcccaccgCTCAAATTGCATGAagcgccgcgtcggcgccatcctcgtccgcggCAAGCGCATCATCTCGACAGGATACAACGGCACCCCACGCGGTACGACGAACTGCAACGAGGGCGGGTGTCCGCGCTGCAACGGCCCCGCCAAGGGAGGACAAGACCTCAGCGCCTGCTTCTGCCTgcacgccgaggagaaTGCGTTACTCGAGGCCGGGCGCGAACGGATTGGCCCAGACGCAATCATCTACTCCAACACGTGCCCGTGCCTCTTGTGTAGCGTCAAGATTGTACAGtgcggcgtgcgcgaggtcgtgtACAACAAGGGCTATAGCATGGACACGGCCAGTGCTACGCTGCTGGCTGAGGGTGGGGTCGTGCTGCGTCAGATGGACATGCCGGGCGACCATTAG
- a CDS encoding uncharacterized protein (mRNA cap-binding component of the eukaryotic translation initiation factor 3 (eIF-3) complex, which is involved in protein synthesis of a specialized repertoire of mRNAs and, together with other initiation factors, stimulates binding of mRNA and methionyl-tRNAi to the 40S ribosome. The eIF-3 complex specifically targets and initiates translation of a subset of mRNAs involved in cell proliferation. In the eIF-3 complex, eif3d specifically recognizes and binds the 7-methylguanosine cap of a subset of mRNAs), whose protein sequence is MALDFVLPTIHDNADGSWGPSSSALEMGPLGYSAYSKFDKVTRIADWHAETDAGASNQRGRQQQQGRRQGREAYGAGDANAFGYVHDEDEKSFSLVDNSSRAAARGRPGGLRGRPTGGRGMVSGQRGPQRGRTIGAPQRGGYGWRGRGGGRGGYGGYDKPQRTRDSSVAIGPEWQVLEELEFSRLNKLSMGVDEPKTLESAGTLQGYDKAFDRINTRNLKNLEIQERVRYNETTTEDPIIKKLADQKAATVFATDSILSVLMCAPRSVNSWDIVIERRGDQVFLDKRGGAPFDVISVNENAMDPPADSDDLNGAASLSLEATYINQNFTAQIIDPKSKPYTPAPNPFYDTAIESEPLASTLYRYRKFDLSIEEDEELDLIVRTEVDAYLGKRSHLITVKALNEYDPRQQGAGNKALDWRKNLDTQKGAIVANEMKNNSVKLARWAVQSYLAGAELMKLGYLSRANPRDAQRHTIVGLQSTKPLDFARQMNVSLNNGWGIVRTLVDMVLKQPEGMYILVKDPNNPMLRLYSVPEHAFDEEEEEELVHHHQPEEDE, encoded by the coding sequence ATGGCGCTCGACTTTGTGTTGCCCACCATTCACGACAACGCGGACGGTTCCTGGGGACCCAGCTCCAGTGCGCTGGAGATGGGCCCTCTGGGCTACTCGGCGTACTCAAAGTTTGACAAGGTCACCCGCATCGCCGACTGGCACGCCGAgaccgacgccggcgcATCGAAccagcgcggccgccagcagcagcaaggTCGTCGCCAGGGTCGCGAAGCCTACGGCGCGGGCGACGCGAACGCTTTCGGCTACGTgcacgacgaggacgagaagagcTTCTCGCTTGTCGACAACAGCTCGCGTGCGGCCGCGCGTGGCCGCCCGGGCGGTCTCCGTGGGCGCCCGACTGGTGGGCGCGGCATGGTTTCGGGACAGCGTGGCCCCCAGCGTGGTCGTACCATCGGCGCGCCCCAGCGTGGCGGCTACGGctggcgtgggcgtggtggtggccgcGGCGGGTACGGCGGCTACGACAAGCCGCAGCGGACGCGTGACTCGTCGGTGGCGATCGGGCCCGAGTGGCAGGtgctggaggagctcgagttCTCTCGGCTCAACAAGCTGAGCATGGGTGTTGACGAGCCCAAGACCCTCGAGAGCGCCGGTACGCTGCAGGGCTACGACAAGGCGTTTGACCGCATCAACACTCGCAACCTTAAGAACCTCGAGATCCAGGAGCGCGTGCGCTACAACGAGACGACAACCGAGGACCCCATTATCAagaagctcgccgaccAGAAGGCTGCGACCGTGTTCGCGACCGACTCGATCCTCTCCGTGCTCATGTGTGCCCCGCGCTCGGTCAACTCATGGGACATTGTCATCGAGCGCCGTGGTGACCAGGTCTTCCTTGACAAgcgcggcggtgcgccGTTCGACGTCATCAGCGTCAATGAGAACGCCATGGACCCCCccgccgactcggacgaccTTAACGGtgccgcctcgctctcgctcgaGGCCACCTACATCAACCAGAACTTCACTGCCCAAATCATTGACCCCAAGAGCAAGCCGTACACCCCTGCTCCCAACCCGTTCTACGACACAGCGATCGAGAGCGAGCCGCTTGCTTCGACCCTCTACCGCTACCGCAAGTTCGACCTCtcgatcgaggaggacgaggagctcgacctcatTGTCCGtaccgaggtcgacgcgtACCTCGGCAAGAGGAGCCACCTCATCAccgtcaaggcgctcaacgAGTACGACCCTCGCCAGCAGGGCGCTGGCAACAAGGCGCTGGACTGGCGCAAGAACCTCGACACGCAGAAGGGTGCGATTGTCGCCAACGAGATGAAGAACAACAgcgtcaagctcgcccGCTGGGCCGTCCAGTCGTACCTcgctggcgccgagctgaTGAAGCTCGGCTACCTCTCGCGTGCCAacccgcgcgacgcgcagcGTCACACCATTGTCGGCCTCCAGAGCACCAAGCCGCTCGACTTTGCCCGCCAGATGAACGTCTCGCTCAACAACGGTTGGGGCATTGTCCgcaccctcgtcgacatggTCCTCAAGCAGCCCGAGGGCATGTacatcctcgtcaaggaccCCAACAACCCAATGCTCCGCCTCTACTCGGTTCCCGAGCACGcctttgacgaggaggaggaggaggagcttgtgcaccaccaccagccggaggaggacgagtag